A window of the Macrobrachium rosenbergii isolate ZJJX-2024 chromosome 13, ASM4041242v1, whole genome shotgun sequence genome harbors these coding sequences:
- the LOC136844689 gene encoding uncharacterized protein → MLKVGRMELAVIVGLFMLAPRPTLCDFLGHPPIPRDFLTYDPYRGYPHLETPISLLEDPSDILLHLTQHRRPLKRYEVAHPNSLGFRSPFPFPFHGNPENFLFRSPKGEPIFAPPHLIDEPKVPPVAHPSETSIHPVPPPRPSLLGPVPGFDDVSLGHDPFLLPGGDKDDKKLVAAAHGETIAEPIGAGLHNDIIPGEEHFLFSGYDLDPYFKDFPGFGYFEDTLPKLSLHQRRRRRSTLEPSFQGRLSPREDISSHVQLRRATRSQFPRDFSPLSSPPMPLLPKKRPFGERSEFFEGDQ, encoded by the exons ATAGTAGGCCTATTTATGTTGGCGCCAAGGCCTACCCTTTGTGACTTCTTAGGCCACCCTCCCATCCCTAGGGACTTCCTAACGTACGACCCCTATAGAGGATACCCGCACCTGGAGACCCCAATATCCCTCCTGGAGGACCCCTCCGACATCCTGCTGCATCTGACGCAGCACAGGAGGCCCCTGAAACGCTACGAAGTGGCCCACCCGAATTCCCTGGGATTCCGctccccattcccattccccttccacGGAAATCCTGAGAACTTCCTCTTCAGGTCTCCCAAGGGCGAGCCGATCTTTGCTCCGCCTCACCTGATTGACGAGCCCAAGGTGCCTCCTGTAGCGCACCCGTCGGAGACCAGTATCCACCCAGTCCCGCCCCCCCGGCCGAGTCTTCTGGGTCCGGTGCCTGGGTTCGACGACGTCAGCCTGGGTCATGACCCGTTTCTGCTCCCTGGGGGTGATAAAGACGACAAGAAGTTGGTCGCTGCTGCCCATGG agagACGATCGCGGAACCCATCGGCGCAGGACTCCACAATGACATCATCCCTGGAGAGGAACACTTCCTCTTTTCCGGATACGACTTGGACCCTTACTTCAAGGACTTCCCGGGCTTCGGATACTTCGAGGACACTCTTCCGAAGCTCAGCCTCCACCAGAGGAGGCGCAGGAGGAGCACCCTGGAGCCATCTTTCCAAGGGCGGTTGTCCCCTAGGGAGGATATATCATCTCACGTGCAGCTCCGACGGGCCACCAGAAGTCAATTTCCGAGAGACTTCTCACCACTAAGTAGTCCTCCTATGCCCCTCCTGCCGAAGAAGAGGCCTTTTGGGGAGAGGTCAGAATTCTTCGAAGGTGATCAGTGA